DNA from Geobacter sulfurreducens PCA:
CGGCGAACAGAATACGGGCCTGCTTCCCCAGTAGCAGCGCGTCGGTCCGGTAGACGAACGCGCCATCCACTTCACCCAGCTCGGCGTACTTCATCGCTTCACGCACGTCCTTGGCCATGACGAGCTTACCATCCAGCGCCTTGTCGATGCCGGCAGCCTTGAACGATTCCATGGCGTACTCGCCAGCTGGTACGCTGCCAGGGCTGCCGATGGCGATCTTCCTGAGTTTCGCCAGGTCCTTCATCCCCGCTACCGGCTGTTTCGTGGTGCCCGCGAACACCAGCGAGTTATACGCAAAAGCGCAACGGCTCGCCTCGTCTGTAAGTTTGCGGTTCTGGAGATAATCCACCCACTCCCTGTTCGCGGAAATGAACAGGTCGGCCGGCGCCCCCTGCTCGATCTGCTTGGCCAAGGCGCCCGATGCGCCGTAGTTCTTCAGAAACGTGATTCCGGGCTTCTTTTTCCCGTACTCGGCCGTGAGCTCATTGATCGCCTCCTTGAGACTCGCGGCCACGGAAAGGCTGAGCTCGGCGGCCGGGGCGGCGTTCGACAGAAACAGGATGCAACAGAAGGCGAAGACCAGGTTTTTCATAACGGTTCGCATCGATGAATCTCCTTTTGTATAAGAGTACCCCCTGGCTTCACACCACCGGCTCCAACCGCACGCCGATGTCAGCCGGCCGGCCGAAATAGGCCGACGAGAGGACCAGGATGTCAACGCCGGTGGCGGCGTAAACCGCCGCGTTCGACTCGTTGATGCCGCCTGCGGCCGAAATCCTGGTCATCGGCGCCAGCTTTCTCAGTTGCGGTACAAGCGCCGAAAGATCGGCGGGAGCAACCTTGTCGATCTGAAGGACATCGGGACCGGCGGCGGCCACGGCCACAGCATCGGCGACACTCTCCGCCTCGACCATGATGGCGGTCTCCGGCGCCCTTTTCCTAAGGTCGCCGATCATGCCGAGGAACGGCTCCAGTCCGCCCAGGAACGCAGTGTGCTGCCGGAAAACAAGAATCGTCTCCGACAAACCGAGCCGGTGAGGGACTGCACCGGCCGCGGTAATTGCCTTGATGGAAATCTTCCTCGTGCCGGGGAACGACTTGCGGGTGGTAGTCACCACAACGGCCGGGTTGACGGCCCGGGCCACCGCAATGATCCGGGCAGTGCGGGTGGCAATCCCCGAGGCATACTCCAGAAGGTTGAGGGCCACCTTCCAGCCCGCATGGAGGGATCCGGCCTCTCCGTCGGCAACCAGAAACTCCACCCCGGCAGAAAGGCGGGTTCCGCTTTCCTCCATCCGCCCCACACGGGCACCGCACCGATCCAGGAGGCGGCCGGCCTCCTCGGTACCGCAGAGAACGGTTTCTTCCCGGGTGGAAAAGGTGATTCGCCCCTTCTGACGGCCAATGCCGAGAAGATGTGTGGTGAGGTCGCCGTAGGGACAATCCTCTTCAAAAAAGCGATCGAGCTCGCTGTCCGGCAGACGGTCCAACATGTTGTTCTCCCGGGGCCCCCCTGGCGGTGCCCTTCAATTTCCTTTACGCAAGCTAGATGCCGAAAAGCCCGCCCGGGCCTAACCCATTTGTTTGATTGTCTTTTCCGACAACACCTCATTCTCGCCAGGCAAACGCTATAACCTTCATGACATAACGATAGGCACAAAAAAAGGGGAGCGCACATTCTTTGGGCAGGCCGACCCCTGTGCTCTCCCCCGGAACAACGGCCCCCTGTCAGCTGACGCCGAGAATCACACTCGATGCCTTGAACAGGGCGCAGGCGTGTCCACCCTCCTTGAGGCCGAGCCGTACGGCGCTTTCATGGGTAATGACGGCACTGATGGTATTCCCGGCGCCGATCTCCACATCCACCTCAGTACTGACCGGCCCCTCGATTACCTTGACGATGGTGCCGCACATGATGTTGCGGGCACTCACCTTGGCGTCGTGCAGGTCAGTGCCGATAATGATCGAACTGGCCTTGACGATGGCATAGGCGTCCTTGCCAACGGCAAGCCCCAGGCTGTCGATGCTGGCATTGGTCACGACCGCCGTTACGGGGGTTCCTCCCTTGAGCGTGAGGGACACTTCGGCGTTGACCGCCCCCTTGGTGATCCCGCTGACCGTGCCGAGAAATACGTTCCGCGCGCTTACTTTCATGGCTATCCTCCTCAGGAATGTGTAGAGGCTGTCGCCGTTGACGAGCCGCTCCGAAATGGAGTCGAGAAATCTGCGATGTTCCTCCTGGATGATGCTGAACTGCTCAATGAGCTCTGTCCCCGCCTGGGTGAGACGGGTACCCCCTCCCCCCTTGCCGCCGGCCGTCCGCTCCACCAGCGGCCGATCGGCCATGTTGTTCAGGTGGTTCACCATGTCCCAGGCGGTCTTGTAGCTGACCCCCACGGCCTTGGCAGCTTTGGTTATGGAGCCGTACTCTCCGATCTTTTCCAGGAGCCCAATCCGATCGCTCCCCAGAAACTTGCGGTCCGCCTTGTGGAGCCAGAGTGTTCCCGCCACCTCCATATCATGCCCACTGCATTTCATGGTCATTGGTATCCCGTGGTAACCAGACGAAGCACTCCGGCGCAGCATTTAGTAATCAAGCATATCGCCGTAATCCCGCCTGTAAAGCGCGAAGGGTTCAAAGTCCGGACATGCCCGGCCCGACTCAGGCCAGCATCTTCTCGAGGATTTCGCCGGCCGTTTTCACGTAACCGGGACAGGCGCTGGTGAAGAGACCCTTGTCGGCTGCCGCCTTGATCCCCTCGGCGGTCCCCATGTCCACTTTGAGAAGTTTCGAGCAGGAGGTCTCTCCGCATCTCTTGCGGAATTCGGCTATGAATTCTGTAACTTTTACCATGGTCCTGCCGGTGTCGGGACCATATTTCAGCCCCAGCACGGCCACCGCGCCGGCGACGGCTCCGCACTCGCTCCCCAGCCCCATGCCGCCGGCAAACCCGGTTCCCATCTTACCCGCAACGTCAGCCGGCACGCCGAAGGACGGTCCGTAGACTTCGCAGATGGCCTGCGAGCAGTTCATGGATGCAAGAAAGCGTTTCGACGCTTTCGCGGGCCGATCAACCGGTTTCTCAATCGGCCCGGCCGCCTCGGCGGCGACGGCAAGCCCCCTGCCGGACAGCAGCACACCGGCCGCGTCTACGGATATTTTCAGGACCTGGCGCCTACTTACCGCACTGTCCTTATCGACCACATCCATTCCTGTCACCTCTTATCGGTTGTGAATTCGACCGGGATTCCCCCGGTTGAGCCGCATCAGTATAGCAGAACCATTCGGAGCAGCAATCGCCCTGCCGGTACCGACCCATCGCGCCAGCTTCCGGCCACAGCCTGTCGAAGCTTTCAGCAGGTTTCATGCCGCACACTCCTCCGCATCGCAACAGCCTTTAATCATGGGACATTTGACAACTCGCCTTTCCGCGCCACAATCGGCCCTGCCTAATTACCCGGCAGAGCTGTTGTTTCATTAGGTACTGGAAAAAAATGAGGCATAAAAAAAATATACATATTGTAAACAAAATTCACAGTGCTACCATGAAATTTGTCTAACCAATTCCACCGATGGCAAAAGAGGAGGAGAAAGGAATGAAAGTCATTGATTTTGCCTTGGAAATGGAGGAGATGGGAAAAGACTACTTTCGACGCCTGGCTTCCGAAGCGAGCATGAATGGGGTGAGAACCGTCTTTACCATTCTTGCGGAGGAGCAGCAGGAACTCTACGACACCTTTCTGGCCATAAAACGGGGAGCGTCAGCCCACTGCAATGCGGACTCCCAAGCTCTGGAGCGGGCACGGGAAGCCTTTGCGAAGATATTCGCCCCCGATGGCGCCCACCTTGCCCTGCTCAAGACCGACCTGGCAGCCTACGAGCACGCCATGCAGGTGGAAGCGGCCATCGTCAGCTTCTGCGAAGAACTGGCCGAGCGGGAGCGCGACGAGGAAGCCCGGGCGCTCCTGCGGGAAATAGCCGCCGAGGAGCGCCGGCACTACGACACGGTAGAGAGCATTCACGACTTTGTCGCTGCGCCCCGGTGGCACCTCTGCTGGGGCGAATCCTGTAACCTGCGGGAGATGTAGTCGCCATCAGGGCGTTTCCCCGCAGCTGACCATTGGAGCCCGGCTCACGCCGCCGCGGAGCGCGGGGCTGCAATCTTATCGACGATCTGCCGGGCGGGCTGTTCCTGGCGGCAATGGTTGGCGCGAGGATAACGCGTGTTTTTTCTGCGGGAGGGTCGCCGGTCCCCGTTCATCCGCTGATAGTACCTGCTGGAAGACAGAGGCCCGACGTCGCTCCTGAAAGGAGGAAGCAATGAAAGTACTTGGTTTAACCTTTGCCGTCATGCTTCTGGCGCTGCTCGTCGTCCTCTCCGTCCTGGCCCATGCGGCCGCTCCCGTTCCGCCGGAACCCGAGGATCCGGGCATGCTCGCGGGAGCGCTCCTGGGGTTTGCCTCCTTTGTAGTGGCCACCAAGCTTATTCCGGGCATCATCCGCTTCGCATCCATCATCGATGAGGAGACGGTCAGCCCGAACCACGCTGCCATCGCCGAAACCGGCGACGGTGGCACGTGATACCCGCCGCCACAGCCGTCCACCCTCCCCCCGGGTCGCCAACCGTCATGGCCGACCGGGGGAGGGTGTGCGCCCCGCCGACTTACGGCATGTCATCCGCACTGGTAATACGCATACGATTGTGATAGTGTTAGGCGTTTTCAAGTTCTGCCATCATGCGTTATGTCACCGTGAGCGGGATGCGGAGCGCCCATGCCCAACAACGACAGCTTCTACAAGAAGGTCCTCGACAATCTCTACGACGGCATCTACTTTGTGGACGAACAGCGTCGGATCACCTACTGGAACAAGGGTGCGCAGATGCTGACGGGCTATGGGGAGAAGGAAGTCATCGGCCGAAATTGTCATGACATCTTTCTCCACCTCGATTCCAACGGCAACGGCATTTGCTCCGATGCGTGCCCCATCGAAAAGACCATCACCGACGGCCGAAAACGGGATGAGGAGAGCTTTCTCCACCACAAGGACGGCCACCTGGTTCCGGTCTGCCTCAGGGTGGCTCCGATTCAGGATACCGATGGCCAGATGGTGGTGGCAGTCGAGGTGACCGGCGACCACTCCCCGCGCCACGCCCTGCGCCAGCAGCTGGAAAATCTCCAGCGCCTCGCCCTCTGCGACCCACTTACCACCATCGCCAACCGCCGCTACGTGGAAATGAGCCTCAACTCGCGCCTGGAAGAAATGCGACGGTACGGCTGGCACTTCGGCATCCTCTTCCTGGACGTTGACCACTTCAAGCAGATCAACGACACCCATGGCCACGACACCGGCGACCGGGTACTCAAGATGGTGGCCAAGACCCTGGTGAACAGCGCCCGCTCTTTCGACGTGGTTGGCCGCTGGGGGGGCGAGGAGTTCATTGCCGTGCTCGCCAACATATCGCGTCGGCAGCTGCCGCGCATCGCAGACAGGTTCCGGCACCTGGTTGAACAGTCGAGTTTCCGTCTGGACGATCGGCTGCTCCGGGTCACTGTCTCCGTTGGCGCCACCATGTCCCACCTGGATGACACGGTCGAATCACTGGTGCAGCGGGCCGACACGCTCATGTACCGGAGCAAGCAGGCAGGCCGCAACTGTGTGAGCATCGGCTTCGGCGAAGAGATGCCGGAAACATCGGCCACCCCGTCCGCGTCACCCTGACGCGGGGCACCCGTCCACTACCGACTGCAACGAGGAACCCCATGATAACGCATATCGTATTTTTCAAGCTGACCGACCCTTCAGCCCCCACCATCGCCGCCACCCGCGAAAAGCTGGAGAGCATGCGTGGCAAGGTTCCCCTGCTCAGACACATTGAAGTGGGGGTTGACGTGATCCGGTCCGAACGGTCCTACGATCTGGCCCTCGTGACCCGCTTCGACTCTCTGGCGGATCTCCAGGCCTACCAGGTAGACCCGTACCATGCCGGAGAAGTGGTACCGCACATGAAGTCGGTCTGCTCCTCCATCGTGGCCGTGGACTACGAGTCGTAGCTGCCGGCCGGGAGCGCATCCAGCACAAAAAAAGCCCCGCAGTGCGTCTGTTCACAAACAGCGCGCCGCGGGGCTTTCTCATATCACGGAAAGCGGGAACACGTGCGGGGTCAGATCCAGCAACCGCCGCCTTCGTATTCGCCGGTGTCGTCCTTGGACTTGGGGGCAACCTTGTATTTCGCCTCACGGACGGCCGACCGGAGCTTGCACACCGCGTCATCGGTAACATCACCCAGTTTTTCACGCACCTCGCGGCCGGTCTTGGGGGTCAGCAGGAGAGCCGCCCCAGCCGCAAGGGCGGCGCCGGCGAAGAAGGCGAGGATAGCCGCGGTTTCCGTGTGTTTGCTGTCTGCCATGCTGTCGCTCCTTGTGGTTGATTGGATGTTCCTCTATACATAGCACAGAATGGCCGACAATAAAACCATCCGATGCTCACCCTACCTGAATTCGGGGGGCGGAGTCACCAGGAGCCATCGACTTCCCTTCTCCTCGTCCTCCACATAACGCCACTGCTGCTCATCAACCAAGGTCTTGAGACGGGTTGAGGGAAGGATGAAATAATCAACCTCAACCCTGACCGTGGCTGTCCCCTTGTTCACGTCAAGCTCCGTGCTCGTCACCCGGTAGTCGGCCACGGACACATCCTTGGCCGCCCTGGCCCGCTCCAGGCAGACATCCTTCACTTGTTCTCCGGCAAAGATGACGCATGACTGTTCGAGGCCCTGCCAACGCATGAGACGATTGTGCTCCCGGGAGCTGTCCTCGAAACGCTGAGCAATGAGGTAGGGGTTGCGGCAGCCGGCAAGGACAAGGGCCAGGAGGAGAAGTGACAGGTTTCGACGAACGTTCATGGGCAGCCTCGCTGGGGATCAGGTCCCCTTGATGTACCGCGTCAACTCCACGGCAATACCGTATTTGCCGAAGGGAGGGATGAGGTAGAATCCGCCCACCCGGTCCCGCACCGCATCAATGAACTCCCGGGCGATGGCGAGGCCTTCCCTCACTCCGTCCTCTTTTTCCTTTCCCCGCATCCGGTGCCGGATTTCTTCGGGGATCACGATGCCCGGCACCTCGTTATGGAGAAATTCGCAGTTGCGCTCGCTCACCAGTGGCAGAATTCCGGGCAGGATGGGGATACCCAGGTGCGCCGTCCGCTCCGCCATCTCCTCCAGCCGCGCCACATCATAGAGGGGCTGGGTTTGGACAAAACGGGCGCCGTTGGCCACCTTCCTGGCCAAGCGCTCCACCTGGACCTCCATCCGGGCGCTGTTGGGATTGAAAGCGGCTCCGATGACGAACCCCGTCCCTCCGCCTATGGGCGAGCCCAGAGCGTTCACTCCGGCGTTCAAATCGGCCAGCAGCTTGATGAGGCCGAAGGAATTCAGATCGTACACCGATGTGGCCCCGGCCTGTTCGCCGATACGGGCGGGATCACCGGTGACGGCCAGCACGTGGCGAATCCCCAACAGGCTCGCCCCCATGAGGTCCGACTGGAGCCCCAGCAGGTTGCGGTCCCGGCAGGTCACGTGAACAATGACGTCGATTCCCGCCTCCCGCTGAATGAGGCTCCCCAGGGCGATGTTACCCATCCGGATCCGGGCCAGCGGGTTCTCGGCGATGTTGATGGCGTCCGCCCCAGCCTCCCGCAGCGCCCTGCTCCCCTCGATGATCTTCGCGCAGTCGAGCCCCTTGGGCGGATCCAGCTCCACGGTGACAATGGGCTCACGTCCCCAGCGGGCCAGGAAGCCGGCATACTCGCGGGACTCCGGTCTGCGCTCATCCTTGGGCAGGGCGGAAACGGCAACCGTGCGTGCCGCGGGCCGCAGCCCCGCCAGCCGCTGCGCCAGGCACCGCACGTGCTCCGGCGTGGTGCCGCAGCATCCCCCCACCAGTGCCGCTCCCGCCCCGACCATCTCCACGGCCCGGTCCGCGAAGTAATCAGGGGTGGTCCGGTAGACATGGCGGCCGTTCACGTATTCGGGAAATCCGCTGTTGGGATAGGCCGCCAGGGGAAGATCCGTCACCCGGCCCATCCGCTGGATGGTGCCGAGGATTTCCAATGGCCCGGCGCCGCAGTTGGCGCCCACCACGCAGGCACCGGCGGCAGTCAGCTCCACGGCTACCCGCTCCACCTCGATCCCGCCGGCGAGTCTCCCGTTTTCCAGGAACGCCATGTTGGCCACCACCGGCAGCCCCGTTTCCCGGGCCGCGGTCAGGGCGTGCCTCATCTGCGCCAGATCGGTGAAGGTCTCCAGGATCAGGAGATCCACCTCCCCCTCGGCCAGGGCATGGGTCTGCCTCCGGAAGATGTCGACGGTTTCTTGGGCGGAGAGTTCCTGTTCGTCCCCCTTCATCCGGACCAGGGGCCCCACGGAGCCGGCCACGAAGGCGTCGGTGCCCTGGGCGGCCTCCCGGGCCAGTTGGGCACCCCGGAGGTTGATCTCACGCTCCTTCTTCTCAAGACCGATGGCCGCGAGCCGGGTCCAGTTGGCGC
Protein-coding regions in this window:
- the modA gene encoding molybdate ABC transporter substrate-binding protein, whose amino-acid sequence is MRTVMKNLVFAFCCILFLSNAAPAAELSLSVAASLKEAINELTAEYGKKKPGITFLKNYGASGALAKQIEQGAPADLFISANREWVDYLQNRKLTDEASRCAFAYNSLVFAGTTKQPVAGMKDLAKLRKIAIGSPGSVPAGEYAMESFKAAGIDKALDGKLVMAKDVREAMKYAELGEVDGAFVYRTDALLLGKQARILFAVPEGLHDRVIYPMALTTTGTGKKEAVEFLRFLQSAEARKVLEKYGFAVK
- the modD gene encoding ModD protein, whose translation is MLDRLPDSELDRFFEEDCPYGDLTTHLLGIGRQKGRITFSTREETVLCGTEEAGRLLDRCGARVGRMEESGTRLSAGVEFLVADGEAGSLHAGWKVALNLLEYASGIATRTARIIAVARAVNPAVVVTTTRKSFPGTRKISIKAITAAGAVPHRLGLSETILVFRQHTAFLGGLEPFLGMIGDLRKRAPETAIMVEAESVADAVAVAAAGPDVLQIDKVAPADLSALVPQLRKLAPMTRISAAGGINESNAAVYAATGVDILVLSSAYFGRPADIGVRLEPVV
- a CDS encoding TOBE domain-containing protein; translation: MTMKCSGHDMEVAGTLWLHKADRKFLGSDRIGLLEKIGEYGSITKAAKAVGVSYKTAWDMVNHLNNMADRPLVERTAGGKGGGGTRLTQAGTELIEQFSIIQEEHRRFLDSISERLVNGDSLYTFLRRIAMKVSARNVFLGTVSGITKGAVNAEVSLTLKGGTPVTAVVTNASIDSLGLAVGKDAYAIVKASSIIIGTDLHDAKVSARNIMCGTIVKVIEGPVSTEVDVEIGAGNTISAVITHESAVRLGLKEGGHACALFKASSVILGVS
- a CDS encoding C-GCAxxG-C-C family protein is translated as MDVVDKDSAVSRRQVLKISVDAAGVLLSGRGLAVAAEAAGPIEKPVDRPAKASKRFLASMNCSQAICEVYGPSFGVPADVAGKMGTGFAGGMGLGSECGAVAGAVAVLGLKYGPDTGRTMVKVTEFIAEFRKRCGETSCSKLLKVDMGTAEGIKAAADKGLFTSACPGYVKTAGEILEKMLA
- a CDS encoding ferritin-like domain-containing protein, with protein sequence MKVIDFALEMEEMGKDYFRRLASEASMNGVRTVFTILAEEQQELYDTFLAIKRGASAHCNADSQALERAREAFAKIFAPDGAHLALLKTDLAAYEHAMQVEAAIVSFCEELAERERDEEARALLREIAAEERRHYDTVESIHDFVAAPRWHLCWGESCNLREM
- a CDS encoding sensor domain-containing diguanylate cyclase — encoded protein: MPNNDSFYKKVLDNLYDGIYFVDEQRRITYWNKGAQMLTGYGEKEVIGRNCHDIFLHLDSNGNGICSDACPIEKTITDGRKRDEESFLHHKDGHLVPVCLRVAPIQDTDGQMVVAVEVTGDHSPRHALRQQLENLQRLALCDPLTTIANRRYVEMSLNSRLEEMRRYGWHFGILFLDVDHFKQINDTHGHDTGDRVLKMVAKTLVNSARSFDVVGRWGGEEFIAVLANISRRQLPRIADRFRHLVEQSSFRLDDRLLRVTVSVGATMSHLDDTVESLVQRADTLMYRSKQAGRNCVSIGFGEEMPETSATPSASP
- a CDS encoding Dabb family protein, with the protein product MITHIVFFKLTDPSAPTIAATREKLESMRGKVPLLRHIEVGVDVIRSERSYDLALVTRFDSLADLQAYQVDPYHAGEVVPHMKSVCSSIVAVDYES
- a CDS encoding YtxH domain-containing protein, with amino-acid sequence MADSKHTETAAILAFFAGAALAAGAALLLTPKTGREVREKLGDVTDDAVCKLRSAVREAKYKVAPKSKDDTGEYEGGGCWI
- a CDS encoding lipoprotein is translated as MNVRRNLSLLLLALVLAGCRNPYLIAQRFEDSSREHNRLMRWQGLEQSCVIFAGEQVKDVCLERARAAKDVSVADYRVTSTELDVNKGTATVRVEVDYFILPSTRLKTLVDEQQWRYVEDEEKGSRWLLVTPPPEFR
- a CDS encoding bifunctional homocysteine S-methyltransferase/methylenetetrahydrofolate reductase, producing the protein MTFLERLHDEVLIGDGAIGTMLYAKGVSLDANVEHLNLVRPSLVLELHREYLAAGARVIETNTFGANWTRLAAIGLEKKEREINLRGAQLAREAAQGTDAFVAGSVGPLVRMKGDEQELSAQETVDIFRRQTHALAEGEVDLLILETFTDLAQMRHALTAARETGLPVVANMAFLENGRLAGGIEVERVAVELTAAGACVVGANCGAGPLEILGTIQRMGRVTDLPLAAYPNSGFPEYVNGRHVYRTTPDYFADRAVEMVGAGAALVGGCCGTTPEHVRCLAQRLAGLRPAARTVAVSALPKDERRPESREYAGFLARWGREPIVTVELDPPKGLDCAKIIEGSRALREAGADAINIAENPLARIRMGNIALGSLIQREAGIDVIVHVTCRDRNLLGLQSDLMGASLLGIRHVLAVTGDPARIGEQAGATSVYDLNSFGLIKLLADLNAGVNALGSPIGGGTGFVIGAAFNPNSARMEVQVERLARKVANGARFVQTQPLYDVARLEEMAERTAHLGIPILPGILPLVSERNCEFLHNEVPGIVIPEEIRHRMRGKEKEDGVREGLAIAREFIDAVRDRVGGFYLIPPFGKYGIAVELTRYIKGT